The Apium graveolens cultivar Ventura unplaced genomic scaffold, ASM990537v1 ctg5942, whole genome shotgun sequence genome includes a region encoding these proteins:
- the LOC141702934 gene encoding fatty acid amide hydrolase-like isoform X1, producing MGITKRVVYKPADQVDIGSNSDEVYIRANVKAPRMTGFLVKLFVWFLELRILKPLLLYILKRENQIHKLVSFVEVEDSPLYVPLHPYKEHKEPETKHLESGLSPSEQVQQATECINSLKSVQEKENISFRHWTILDYSRAYLSRETTPKKVADQFIASVRKSWDPALQMSFFISCDVEDILRQANESTIRYERGKPLSALDGVPIAVKDEIDCLPYPTTGGTKWLHKVRPCTDDADCVKRLKLCGAILVGKTNMHELGAGTSGINPHYGSTRNPYDVNKITGGSSSGSAAVVSAGLCPAALGVDGGGSVRIPAALCGVVGFKPTFGRVSHAGVLPLNWTVGMVGVLAGTVEDAMIVYSAICAQLPSDQPMTQTHPKVHLPLLNLPSCMPEVKLAKYDEWFSDCTYDIKLCCSNALTKLQKVYGWKTMDVTLPEIEAMRLAHYLTIGSECTSALACHLEKLNMNEVGWDARVALSIYGAFDSKEYLNAQRIRNRQLQIHQKIFDQADVIVTPTTGVTAYTIQDDALKTGELDYINAAALVRYMIAGNFLGLPAVTVPVGYDKGGLPIGLQFIGKPWSEASLIYIAYAVQALCAAEYRKPRIFYDQLSDLKRSKTA from the exons ATGGGGATTACTAAAAGGGTGGTTTACAAGCCTGCTGATCAAGTTGATATCGGCTCGAACAGTGATGAGGTTTATATCAGAGCCAATGTCAAGG CTCCTCGGATGACTGGATTTTTGGTCAAATTGTTTGTCTGGTTTTTAGAGCTGAGAATTCTAAAGCCCCTTTTGCTCTACATACTCAAGAGAGAAAATCAAATCCACAAG TTGGTTTCGTTCGTCGAGGTCGAAGATTCACCTCTATATGTCCCTCTGCACCCTTATAAAG AGCACAAAGAACCAGAAACGAAACATCTGGAGTCGGGTCTATCTCCATCGGAACAAGTTCAACAGGCGACTGAGTGTATTAATTCTTTAAAAAGTGTACAAGAAAAGGAAAACATTAGTTTCAGGCACTGGACAATATTGGACTATTCAAGAGCCTATCTCTCTCGAGAAACAACTCCTAAGAAA GTTGCAGATCAATTTATAGCTTCCGTCCGCAAGTCATGGGATCCTGCACTTCAGATGTCATTCTTTATAAGTTGTGATGTTGAAGATATTCTACGGCAAGCTAATGAATCGACCATTCGATATGAAAGGG GGAAACCGCTGTCAGCTCTTGATGGAGTACCAATTGCTGTAAAAGATGAAATAGATTGTTTGCCTTATCCAACCACTG GAGGTACAAAGTGGTTGCACAAAGTCAGACCTTGTACAGATGATGCGGACTGTGTTAAGCGCCTGAAACTTTGTGGTGCAATTCTTGTTGGAAAAACCAATATGCATGAGCTTGGTGCTGGAACAAGTGGCATAAATCCTCATTATGG GTCCACTCGAAATCCATATGATGTCAATAAGATCACAGGAGGCTCTTCTAGTGGATCTGCTGCAGTAGTTTCTGCAGGATTGTGCCCTGCTGCCCTTGGTGTTGATGGTGGAG GATCTGTGCGAATTCCTGCTGCTCTATGTGGTGTAGTAGGGTTTAAGCCAACTTTTGGACGTGTATCGCATGCTGG GGTTCTTCCCCTGAATTGGACAGTTGGGATGGTTGGTGTACTTGCAGGCACAGTTGAGGATGCTATGATAGT TTATTCCGCTATTTGTGCCCAACTTCCATCAGATCAACCCATGACACAGACG CATCCGAAAGTACATCTACCTCTTCTTAACTTACCAAGCTGCATGCCGGAAGTCAAGTTGGCAAAATATGACGAG TGGTTCAGTGATTGCACTTACGACATAAAACTTTGCTGTTCCAATGCGCTTACTAAGCTCCAGAAGGTCTATGGATGGAAG ACTATGGACGTGACTTTACCAGAGATAGAGGCAATGCGCCTGGCACATTACTTAACCATTGGTTCTGAGTGTACCTCTGCACTTGCTTGCCATCTAGAAAAACT GAATATGAATGAAGTAGGGTGGGACGCAAGGGTAGCACTTTCAATATATGGCGCTTTTGACAGCAAGGAATATTTAAATGCTCAAAGGATCAG GAACCGCCAGTTGCAGATTCACCAAAAGATATTTGATCAAGCAGATGTTATTGTTACACCGACGACTGG TGTAACAGCCTACACAATACAAGATGATGCTCTGAAGACTGGTGAACTGGACTACATTAATGCCG CTGCACTAGTACGTTACATGATAGCAGGAAACTTTTTGGGATTGCCAGCGGTAACTGTTCCT GTTGGATATGACAAAGGTGGATTGCCCATTGGTCTTCAATTTATTGGGAAACCTTGGTCTGAAGCTTCATTGATTTACATAGCTTACGCAGTGCAG GCATTATGCGCTGCTGAGTACAGGAAGCCAAGAATTTTCTATGATCAACTTTCAGACTTGAAGAGGTCCAAGACTGCATAG
- the LOC141702934 gene encoding fatty acid amide hydrolase-like isoform X2 codes for MTGFLVKLFVWFLELRILKPLLLYILKRENQIHKLVSFVEVEDSPLYVPLHPYKEHKEPETKHLESGLSPSEQVQQATECINSLKSVQEKENISFRHWTILDYSRAYLSRETTPKKVADQFIASVRKSWDPALQMSFFISCDVEDILRQANESTIRYERGKPLSALDGVPIAVKDEIDCLPYPTTGGTKWLHKVRPCTDDADCVKRLKLCGAILVGKTNMHELGAGTSGINPHYGSTRNPYDVNKITGGSSSGSAAVVSAGLCPAALGVDGGGSVRIPAALCGVVGFKPTFGRVSHAGVLPLNWTVGMVGVLAGTVEDAMIVYSAICAQLPSDQPMTQTHPKVHLPLLNLPSCMPEVKLAKYDEWFSDCTYDIKLCCSNALTKLQKVYGWKTMDVTLPEIEAMRLAHYLTIGSECTSALACHLEKLNMNEVGWDARVALSIYGAFDSKEYLNAQRIRNRQLQIHQKIFDQADVIVTPTTGVTAYTIQDDALKTGELDYINAAALVRYMIAGNFLGLPAVTVPVGYDKGGLPIGLQFIGKPWSEASLIYIAYAVQALCAAEYRKPRIFYDQLSDLKRSKTA; via the exons ATGACTGGATTTTTGGTCAAATTGTTTGTCTGGTTTTTAGAGCTGAGAATTCTAAAGCCCCTTTTGCTCTACATACTCAAGAGAGAAAATCAAATCCACAAG TTGGTTTCGTTCGTCGAGGTCGAAGATTCACCTCTATATGTCCCTCTGCACCCTTATAAAG AGCACAAAGAACCAGAAACGAAACATCTGGAGTCGGGTCTATCTCCATCGGAACAAGTTCAACAGGCGACTGAGTGTATTAATTCTTTAAAAAGTGTACAAGAAAAGGAAAACATTAGTTTCAGGCACTGGACAATATTGGACTATTCAAGAGCCTATCTCTCTCGAGAAACAACTCCTAAGAAA GTTGCAGATCAATTTATAGCTTCCGTCCGCAAGTCATGGGATCCTGCACTTCAGATGTCATTCTTTATAAGTTGTGATGTTGAAGATATTCTACGGCAAGCTAATGAATCGACCATTCGATATGAAAGGG GGAAACCGCTGTCAGCTCTTGATGGAGTACCAATTGCTGTAAAAGATGAAATAGATTGTTTGCCTTATCCAACCACTG GAGGTACAAAGTGGTTGCACAAAGTCAGACCTTGTACAGATGATGCGGACTGTGTTAAGCGCCTGAAACTTTGTGGTGCAATTCTTGTTGGAAAAACCAATATGCATGAGCTTGGTGCTGGAACAAGTGGCATAAATCCTCATTATGG GTCCACTCGAAATCCATATGATGTCAATAAGATCACAGGAGGCTCTTCTAGTGGATCTGCTGCAGTAGTTTCTGCAGGATTGTGCCCTGCTGCCCTTGGTGTTGATGGTGGAG GATCTGTGCGAATTCCTGCTGCTCTATGTGGTGTAGTAGGGTTTAAGCCAACTTTTGGACGTGTATCGCATGCTGG GGTTCTTCCCCTGAATTGGACAGTTGGGATGGTTGGTGTACTTGCAGGCACAGTTGAGGATGCTATGATAGT TTATTCCGCTATTTGTGCCCAACTTCCATCAGATCAACCCATGACACAGACG CATCCGAAAGTACATCTACCTCTTCTTAACTTACCAAGCTGCATGCCGGAAGTCAAGTTGGCAAAATATGACGAG TGGTTCAGTGATTGCACTTACGACATAAAACTTTGCTGTTCCAATGCGCTTACTAAGCTCCAGAAGGTCTATGGATGGAAG ACTATGGACGTGACTTTACCAGAGATAGAGGCAATGCGCCTGGCACATTACTTAACCATTGGTTCTGAGTGTACCTCTGCACTTGCTTGCCATCTAGAAAAACT GAATATGAATGAAGTAGGGTGGGACGCAAGGGTAGCACTTTCAATATATGGCGCTTTTGACAGCAAGGAATATTTAAATGCTCAAAGGATCAG GAACCGCCAGTTGCAGATTCACCAAAAGATATTTGATCAAGCAGATGTTATTGTTACACCGACGACTGG TGTAACAGCCTACACAATACAAGATGATGCTCTGAAGACTGGTGAACTGGACTACATTAATGCCG CTGCACTAGTACGTTACATGATAGCAGGAAACTTTTTGGGATTGCCAGCGGTAACTGTTCCT GTTGGATATGACAAAGGTGGATTGCCCATTGGTCTTCAATTTATTGGGAAACCTTGGTCTGAAGCTTCATTGATTTACATAGCTTACGCAGTGCAG GCATTATGCGCTGCTGAGTACAGGAAGCCAAGAATTTTCTATGATCAACTTTCAGACTTGAAGAGGTCCAAGACTGCATAG